The genomic interval gcgctaagcgccaccgcaaggtgcttcgcgataacatccagggaatcaccaagccggctattcgccgtctggctcgccgtggtggtgtaaagcgtatttctggtctgatctatgaagagactcgcggtgtgctgaaagtgttcctggagaacgtgatccgcgacgccgtcacctacaccgagcatgccaagagaaagaccgtgaccgccatggatgtggtgtacgccctgaaacgccaaggacgcaccctgtacggtttcggcggttaaacgctcaAACACCGAAGGACGCGAAtccaacggctcttttaagagccacccacatgtctagaaaaagagctcttccgtggggggggggaggctttttctttcgtgaagcataaagcatcaaacgctgtacagaAGTAGCgtaagtggtagatctatttgtattttttttgtaataattctctctctctctttttatataatatatatatatatatatatatatatataaactccgtatatattaaatattgtattatatataatatcgtacagtatacaatattagatacatatatattaaatattgtaacttgtttgattaaaacaatttagaaaatgattttagtagaaacttctatatttctctttctcatacgcacgcatgcatgcatatatatatatatatatatatatatatatatatatatatatatatatatataagagagagaagTGGGGGAAGTcaagttttttctgtttttttcaagCATAAGGTATCAAACGCTCTACACAAGTAGAAAAAGTGATAGATAAGAACTATCTGTGTACATAAaaagagaatttatttttgtttttttgcacactttatttttttttatacatttatatgcacagtattaaatattataacgtgTTTAAAATCAGTTACAAGacggttttagtagaaacttacttccgcgtttctttctctttctctctctctctctctctctctctctcatatatatatatatatatatatatatatatatatatatatatatatatatatatatatatatatatatatatatatatatatatatatatatatattagaatgtgtgtgtgtataatttttttcaggccaattgttttttcatagtgcacgttgcactgtaaatacaacggcgggaagggaaacaaagcgtagcggaggagggaggagcagtaggaggcgccatgcaggaggaggtatcgaattttggccaatcaaaaaaaggtgtctTGTGTGGACGTCATTAgcatgtgggtctgtaaatagagcgggcGCGAGGCGGGCGTTAGTCATTTTCTGTTCGTTTATTCGAGAAGCAGCATTATGCCCGATCCAGCCAAGACCGCGCCCAAGAAGGGatcaaagaaagccgtgaccaagacggccggcaaaggaggcaagaagcgcagaaagtcccggaaggagagctacgccatctacgtgtacaaggtcCTGAAACAGGTGCACCCTGACACCGgcatctcatccaaggccatgggcatcatgaactccttcgtgaatgatatttttgagcgcatCGCCGGTGAGTCTTCTCGTCTGGCTCACTACAACAAGCGTTCCACTATCACCTCCAGGGAGATCCAGACCGCCGTGCGCCTGTTGCTTCCCGGCGAGCTGGCCAAGCACGCCGTGTCCGAGGGCACAAAGGCCGtcaccaagtacaccagctccaagtaaagcgcgttaccgccgtcttcatcaacccaacggctcttttaagagccacccacttttcatacaaagagcAATCAAttttctttcgctttctctcttgctgtgtgtgtgtgtgtgtgtgtgtgtgtgtgtgtgtgtgtgtgagtgagagagagggggggcacTTCTGAAGTGCTGCTCTCCCACGAATGTTCAGGCTTTTGGGTAATTCTAGCAGTCTgataaatgcagagatgagtacAACTCAACAGGGTTGTAGCACGGTTTCTCGGGcttgtataatctgagcaatgcaaaatggggCTTTAGCAGCACAAAGTTTTATTAAGACtagcaacaggaagtaactgaAAATGGCATTCTAGTAACACGTAGAAATTCAAACTAAGGTTCTAGAAGCACGTAAaagttctaaatactgttgtagtaacatgtagtcattcaaaacagtgttccagcagcacaaagtcattcaaaagaatgctctagcagcatggaatacaacacacacacacacacacacacacacacaaggctataGCGGAGTTGGGATAAAGGGCATTAGGGTGACTGTGCTCGTTAGGGTCAGGGAGGAATCCGACCGAGCTAAAGAGGAGGAGGCCGGATGGGCTGGCTGGTGCTAACTAGGCGTGCCTGTTTGGCCTGGGACTACAAGAGCGGAGCGCTGCGTACGAGTGGcgaagccctgacactggcaaAGACAGAAGGAGTCCTCTGACCTACAcctataatcacattttcttgttgGACATGCTTTCTCCCCTACAACTAACAATGTCTTACTCTCGTCTTTGCTGCTCTGTTCAGCTCTTCCTACTTTCCTACTGACTGTTTCCCACCCACCTAGTCaacttttattcaacatttgttcttttcatctagactttaaatttatttacttattattacttattacttattattattactattattattattattattattattattattattattactattattattattattacttattattattattattattattattattattacttattattacttattacttattattattacttatttatttacttatttatttattttaggcggcgtgtgttgtgctggatggaacatgactgccctcgtgtggccaaactcgggaacggcaatttcccaaaaattgcagtattctcttattaagcttttaatagcgGTGTTTataagtctatatttgtattatttggcaaatagtggggtaagaagtaatagatgctatggacattcatgtttctctcaccactggggcagaggtggcttagtggttaaggctctggtttactgatcagaaggtcaggtcaccatatcatgaccctgtgctctgaccccagcttcctgacatgttggggtatgtgaagaaaacaatttcactgtgctctactgcatatgtgaccaataaagactcattatgtagacttatacatgacatttttaattctaaaacagctgctaaactatgtgcagactaaattatgtgcagatgtaaaaacaaaatgctaaacacattctctatttgtgtgtgtttttttgtactgtatgtgtatttcatcagtgttgctatgagcttatttctcgtagaataataataataataataataataataataataataataataataataataataacgcagctcatctgtgttattactgtgcattgtctagttttcacgtatcaaggacaatagacggagcttctgaactgtttaacagcattattattattattattattattattattattattattattattattagttggccaattatttttttgattaatcgtatggggtggagcgaactttcagtaccatttgtttttgtttatttaatataaagtccacaaactgagtgtaacaaatataaacttcacagtaaaactttacacaactgtttgtacaaaacagaaaagaacccaacacacacacacacacacacacacacacacacacacacacacacacacacacacacacacacacacaccagaatatatattattaatttaggactatagtttaatttggtgctttttgtgcatctataaaaaaaactaatgcataatatatataaaatatatatatatatatatatatatatatatatatatatatatatatatatatatatatagtcctaaatgaataataaaaactcactttcactgcaccttgtggtttctgtatctcggtgtctttagacattattttacttttgatcataatgtttgaattagacattacagatcttactcgcgctacactctgtatcagcgcgtctacaccgcgcgtgaccagcaacgtgtcctcgttactaacatgtcacttccgacagaatttacactgcaagcgcgcagatacagcatataatgacaaacttaaattaaactaaaccttttgaacagcttgcaccagtttcccctgccccttacacacagtggagcattttggatataaacataagttcagttcaattcaattttatttgtatagcgctttttacaatagacattgtctcaaagcagctttacagaaatatcaacacggtatacagatattaaaggtgtgaatttatcccaactgagcaagacactgagtggcgacggtggcaaggaaaaactccctaagatgttttaagaggaagaaaccttgagaggaacccgactcagaagggaacccatcctcatctgggtaacaacagatagtgtgaaaaagttcattatggattcatatgaagtctgtatggcgttaggagcagccgtaatcacacgagttgaaattcatgttagatgctctgttgtcatcgatagcaaagtaagcaggataattgttagtgtaaagaagattgtactgctattcctcctaaggccacatcgactggaggggagaagagaacatatttattcattcat from Ictalurus punctatus breed USDA103 unplaced genomic scaffold, Coco_2.0 tig00064105, whole genome shotgun sequence carries:
- the LOC108262673 gene encoding histone H2B translates to MPDPAKTAPKKGSKKAVTKTAGKGGKKRRKSRKESYAIYVYKVLKQVHPDTGISSKAMGIMNSFVNDIFERIAGESSRLAHYNKRSTITSREIQTAVRLLLPGELAKHAVSEGTKAVTKYTSSK